TTTTTCTGAAAATCCGAGGCCGGGCTACGCAattgaatccagagctcactgaCTGATTCTTCTAGTTTTAGCTAGCCAGCATAACCCCAGCAATTCCCCAAGAGCTGGAGGCAGAATCTGCCCAGCCTTTGAGTGATCTGGAgatccaaacctgggtcctcttgctTGAATAAGTGCTTATCCAAAAAGCCAGCTCCCCAAACCTTTATTTTTCAGTGTCTTACATTCAAACAGTATGATGGGGAAAACTGTgggtgatctttctgcctcagctccttggGAGCTAGGTTTTACTTTTACTCCTCACTGCCGCTGCCCCCTCCTCCtagagggtttccctgtagtttctagagcctgtcctggaactagctcctgtagaccaggctggcctcgaaatcagagatccgcctgcctctgcctcctgagtgcagggattaaaggtgtgcgccaccaccgcccggctggttttacttatttttaaaatatgatttagtgtgtgtgtgtgtgacatcttGTGAGACTGGTACTCTCCTTCCACCTCAGGATCAGCTTCACTGAGTGCCTTTGTCCTCATCATCTTGGGACCCCAGCAGCTAGCTTTTAAAAGCAGGTCCTGGTGAGGGTTTGTAATCTctgctactcaggaggctgaggcaggactgcaaattcaaagccagcctgggcaacttagggagaccctgtcttacaaaGTTAAAACTGGTCAGTGGTagactgttgtagaatattattttaaggtgtgttacttttatttatgctcagaacacttgtttaatgatgcaaagatgtgtctgaataaataaaattcacccgCAGTCTGGAGGCTGAGCCagcagcaactagctgacaggaagtggtagggcGGAGCCAGGTGGTGAAGGGTTTATAAGGAGGGACCAGGAAGAGCACTAGGTGAGCTAGGTTGCTGCTCAGACTCTCTGGGGAGCAGGATtctacctcaacctttgaatTACGAGATCTTTAGGGGGAACGGAGACTTAGATAAGTTCTCTCTGGAAGCGTGGTGCCAgagggaacagaatttcctcAGGTTGCGCTACTTGTAGCCTGGCCACCGATAGCGGCAGAGCTACAGGTGACTTGGACAGCCGTAGCTTCAAAGGCAGCAACCATTAAAAAGAGGACAGCAGCAGAACATGggcccagcatgcatgaggccctaggttcaatcaccagaaccacacacacacacacacacacacacacacacacatgcacgcatgcacgtgcacacacacgaagGCTAGGAATCATTCTGCTGTAAATCCACCTTGGACCTGCTTTCCCAGcatgaggaaaagagaaaacaagttgGGCAGCTCACATCGCAGCTCAGCAAGGGGAGGCTTCCACAGGAGGGTTGCTAAGCCTTAGAGGTTAGCTCCAATTGTTAGATAAGCAAGGGCAGTTTGGGAgattgtttcaaaaaaagaaacaaaacaggccaggtcatggtggcacacgcttttaatctcagtactaggacggcagaggcaggcggctctcagCTCAGTTtctggccagtctggtctacagagcgagttcaaggacatccagggatacacagagaaaccctgcctcaaaaaaacaaaccaacaaaaaccaacctGAGGCCAACCTGAATATTTTAAGCACAGCTATGCAACAGGAATCGAGGGAAGGCTGAGGGTGAACGGCAGCACTCCAGCTGAGTCAACAGAGCAGGAGCGAGAGAGGGCTTTGTCGGAGGTGGAGCCGCTATCAGGGAAGGCCCAATTACAAAAAGAGACAAGACCTCAAACaggaagaaagtatttaatacaaaacaaaaatgcaaaacaaagtaCCAAAGTCACAGGACACAATCCCTTTGGTTCAGTGAGTGCACCAATATTTCACGTTCCCAATGGCTACAAACGTCATACCCTAAAGTGAATTCCGACTGCCCCAAACCGCCACAACCTACAATTCATCAATATTGTTTGCAATTTAAATGGGGTAAGAACAGGGAAAACAGGCTGGtcggaaaaaaaagggggagagggagagaccacACATGCAGACCAGTCACTGGGAGAGAGCTCGCTGCCGGGTCATGATGTATCCCTGTACATGCTACATGAGGCTACGTCCCTTGTTACaatcacaaataaacacacacgaTCCAGTGACCCTGAGCACTCCCAGGGAAGACGAGGAAAAATACGAAGAAgtagaggagggagaggatgacAGAAAGAGGGGGCAGGTCACAGGATACCAGGAACATCTACTCCTAACCCTCATTTACAGATAGGGAAATGAGACCCACAATAGTGAAATGTCTCACCAGAAGACCCACCCATGCTTTCTTTAACATGAGCAACACCAGAAAAGACAGACGAGAACCTGCCAGTGCCACTGAGGTGGGAGACATCCATGGCCCAATCAAGTTCTGCCctcctagcaaaaaaaaaaaaaaaaaaaaaaaaaaaaaaaaaaaaaaaaagcctacaaggTACTAACAGCCTTCCTAGGTGCTCCATGAAGCCAAGAACTTCTGATGCTCAGGGTCTCCTCAGGCTTCCTGTGACCCTGGGACAGAAGCAGGCAAAGAAATAGGAAGTCCAGCCACATGTGCAAGATGAGAGACgaggctggcagtggtggcacacgactttaatcccagcactcaggaggcagagacagacatatctctgtgagtttgaggccagcctggtctacagtgagttccagtacaggctccaaagctacagagaaaccctgtctcaaagaaacaaaacaaaacaacaacaaaaaaaagatgagagACTAGTCAGGTATGGTTATACGTGACTACAATTCCActcaggaggattaggagttcaaggctcgcctcagacacatacaaaattcaaggccagtctgggctatatgggtccctgtctcaagaagaacttttaaaaaatgaaacggAGAATTCATGAAGACAAGTAGTTGGTTTCATGACAGATACTAGCTCTGCCCATGGGCCTTCTGAAGACACGGAGATGGGGTCTACATTCCTTCAGTCCTGTTCTGCTAGGACAGTGGTCATATCACACCATACCCATCAAAATTCGAACAGAAGAAAATCAGTGcagattaaataataaaataataaaacttgtcTGACTGGTAGAGACCAGCTGGGACAGGCAGGAAGCCATTCTTACAGCAgctgctttcttccctcccagcTTTAGGAGAACAGTACACCAGATCCTGGAGCAACAGACACGCTTGCTGAAATGGTCAGACATCTCCAAACATGCACTTGAGGTGAGCAGCCACCTCCTCCACTCTCCGCACCCCTCCCAACAGTCATTTCTTTGATGGGGAGACTCCGGCCGACTGGGACAGCGAGATCTGGCTGCACTTCTCAAAGACAGCCTCGGCGGACAGCTTAGGCAGCCCCTGATCCAGAGGGCACTCATCCACCAAGCTGTTCATGGGCGTGGGGGGCAGCGGAGGGTCCTCGTCATCCTGACTCAGTCCAGAAATCAGGGAGTTAGCTGCCCTGTCCAGTTCCTTGTCTGCCTGCTCCCTGGACATTCCCACCACCTCAGGCTGCCCTGGAGGCATCTTCCTTGAGTCAAAGTAGGCTGAGAGGGCTTCCTGGAGCACGGGCAGAAGTTTCTTGCGAGAGACCTGGGTGTTGCCTTGAAGGTAGGCCTGGAGGTCAGGGAAGAGGCTTGGGATCGGGGTCAGCCTCAAGGCTGGGGAGGTGGACTGTTCCAGGACTCCACAGATCTGCAGGAGACAAGAACAGGGCTGATGCTAACTGTGGCACAGCAGAGATGAGGGTCCTGACAGAGGGAAAAGTATCCTGTGTATTTgctgatacagggtctcactttgtagtcctggctggcctggaacacacacagatccacccacctctgccttctcagtgctgaggttacCTGTGTGCCAACACCCCCAACTGAGGTGcctgggatcaaatccagggtttCAAGAATCcaggatttctctatatagccctggctgtcctggaactcactctgtagaccaggctggcctcgaactcacagagatccacctgcctctgcctcccaagtgctgggattaattttttaattttttttttttttttttggtttttcgagacagggtttctctgcagctttagagcctgtcctgtcaagtgctgggattaaaggtgtccaccaacCTCCCAACTCTCCCATCCCTGGCTGAGAGGTTTTCTTGAGTGAAATCATATGGATAATGGCAGAATCTGAAACAGATCCCAGGATCCCTGTGTTTAAGATAATGCGGGCTCCATGTATAAATCCATGCTTTCTCTTTAGCCAGGACAGGACTAGCACCCACAAACAGGATGAAATGAGGGTGCGGGACAGGCCAGACATGCTGCCAGCCTGGATGTTTACAAACACTTCATTATATTGGCACAGCGACTACATTCTCTTATGGTACTGATGCGTACATAGAGTAAGTCACAGTTTATATGAAGCAAAACTGACACTGGATCTCAGGACTGTTGCCAAAAGTGGTGTTCTGAATGTCTTAcctaggagggagggaggagacggCAGAGTAGACAGTAAAAAGGATCCTATCTCCCAGCATAAAGAACACGGGTAGCTACTGTCATCAGAGTGGTGGAGAGGGGTAGGTTCCGGAAGACGGGAGGATACTTTCTTATAGCCAGAGTACCTTCCCTTAGCATGGCTGGTAAGAGTCACATGAAGACGGACTCCGCCTCAGAACGCACTTTATGTGATGGCCACGGCAGACTGTGCAGTGATGACACTTACTAGAGTCACTGATTCTAGTCCTCTGGCTTAGCTCACAGGGCAAGTGGGCAGGAACCCAAGACAGAAATCACGTCTACCTGAGTATAAAACCTACTCCTCTCCATGTGCCAGCTACCCTACACCAGGGGAGGAAACAAAAGATACGTGGCAGCAAAGGGCAGACACTCCTCTGCCGGGTGCACAGAACTTCTGGCTGGACTGTTAGCAAATTTACAGCACAGGCAACCCAGAGTCTTAGGTGATTTTACACCAGTAACCAAGGGAAAATCGAAAAGAAGGTCAGGAAAGGAGCTGCCCTGGTCTGGAGCACTTCTCTGGAGAGTGGCTCACAGCTGAAAAGACCTCCTACTGTGTGCAGGGGTGGGgccccctactctctctctctctctccccctccctctcttgcacacgcacgcacaagtGTCCTACCCCTGGGCCACACCCTTCTGTCCATAAATTGTCAAGACAATGGAAAGAATTAATTTTCtcttaggttttttgtttgttttggagacaaggtttctctgtgtagctaaggagcttgttctggaactcactctgtagaccaggctggcctcgaactcagagatccgcctgcctcttcctcctgagactgggattaaaggatgtgccgtcaccacccggcttttttttgtttttgtttttttgttgtggttgcttgttgttgtttttgtttgagtggtatcggggatcaaacccagtgctTTGGCTAGGTgagtactctatcactgagctaaatCCTCAGCCTCTCCCTAAATTCTGGGAATACAGGCCTGGGTCAGTATGCCAAGTTAAGAGCAAATTTTTAAGTCCAGGTTGACATTTCCTTGTAACCAGAGTTTGCTTTAAACTCCTCGTGAGCAGGAATCGTCGTCTCCAGCTTTAGGAGTGCTTTTCTCAGTAACTGTATGACTACGGCTACTCCTTATAGATCACGTGGATACAAACATGCAAGGGGCCTGGGTCCACGTCTATGAGATTCTGAGTAGctgggcctggggctggagaCTTCACTTGCACAATCATGAGGACAACTGGattccagcatccatgttgggtggCTATGTCACTCTTGCGCCACGGGATCTAGAAAcctcttctagcttccatgggcatccatgcacacacatgtgcacatgctcacatggACACAAACACTCAAGAGTGAATAAAAattatgccaggcggtggtggcgcacgcctttaatcccagcactcgggaggcagaggcaggcggatctctgtgagttcgaggccagcctgatctacagagtgagtttcaggacagccaggactgtttcacagaaaaaccctgtctcaaaaataaataaataaaataaaataaaacacacacccTTCTATAGATACAgcctgaggcaaggtctcacagCACAGAGCTATAGAACTCAAGGCACACTCTGGTCACTGACCCTCAGATTGATTGATGGAAGGAGACTTACTGTCATTCGAAGTGCCGAATGGGGACAGAAAACAGCTAATTGTCGTACTGGCTCATTGTGAGTGTTGAAAAAGATAGTCATGGCAACCAGGGCATCATAGCTGTGCTCATGGCAGAAAGCACTGAGGTCTTCCAGGAGGTCCAGCCGCTGCAGAAAGGCCTAGAAAGATGAAGACAGCATTTACCAACAACTGTTTTAAGGATTAAGCCTGAAGATAACAGAGAACAAAAGCATGAGTGGTGGCCAGATGTGCTAGGTAGAGTTTCTGCAAACTTGAAACAAGTTtgggtcacctgggaagagaaaacctcaagagaaaatgcctcccttaGACCTgcctgtagacaagcctgtggggcattttcacactaatgattgacatgggaagggcccagctcactatgggtggtgccaACTCTGGGCAGGAAGGCCTGCGTTGTataagaagcaggcagagcaagccatgaagagcaagccagttctgtctccaggatcctgccctggtttcccttCAGGATGGTGAACCATCCTTGGCTCACTGTTTGCTAATCTATATCacccaaatatttttctttttttttttaaatatttatttatttattatgtacacaatattctgtctgtgtgtatgcctgcaggccagaagagggcaccataccccattacggatggttgccagccaccatgtggttgctgggaattgaactcaggacctttggaagagcaggcaatgctcttaacctctaagccatctctccagccccctacccaAATATTTTTCATGCAGCGTTTTCTCTAATACAAATTCTCTAATACATAATATTTCAAATCAGGGCCTTTCTCAATTCTTGGCCTTTTTTCAGTTAATgtctgtgtgtgatatatgtacatgtacacgagtgtatatgtgtgcgtgcagagaccagaggaggacatcaggtatGCTGCTTTATCGCTTTTGCCGTATTCCTGTCTCTTACTGAAGCTGGAGCCAGGCTGCTGACCAGTAAGCCCcagtgagcctctgtctcctccctgcgCGACACTGGAGTTGCCGGTGCCCATGTgcccatgcccagcttttgtgTGTCCTGGGAATCCGAGCTGGCGACTGAGCCCGATGAGCTCAGAGCCATCGCTGCAGCCCCTATTCCATGGTTTCTTAAACTGTGTGTGCGATCCACATGGGACCTCATACCTGAAATAAATGAATGGGGGTGTGAAAAGTTTATTAAATTTCAGTGGTAGTGCATTTGCCCAGCATGCCCTCAGCACTGAAAAACAACCAACCTATGAGATTACTGTATAACAGGAACTGTAgtactttttgtttaatttatttatgcgTTTAGCCTGGTTGTATGTACTTGTACTATGTGTGTACTTGgtagtgtccacagaggtcagaagagaattcCATGGAACTGATTCCATggaactgtaattttttttttaaatttatgtgccttggtgctttgcctgaatgtgtgtctgtgtgagggcatcagatcttggagtcacagacaggtgtgagctgccatgtgggtactgggatttgaacccaggtccactggaagagcagtcagtgatcttaaccagtgatccatctctccagctccagaaactggaattatagatggttgtgagcctccaagtgcatgctgggaaccaaactcaggtcctctacaaagaAACAAGTTCTCTTAAgtactgagccctctctccagcccttgattgttgttgttactgttttcaaatatttatttgatttttaagtacaaatgtgtatgtgcacatgaatgctgatgcccttggagaccagaaccATCAGGGCTGGAATGAGGTAAGGCCAGAGTAAAGGCCAGAGGTCAGATAAAGGCACAGGGAAACCTTTAGATTGTGAATGAAACacagtgaaaaataataaatcaaggaGGGACTGGATATgatctcatttattattttatctatttagttatttaagataaggtctcacttCGTAACCCTGTTGGCCtgtttcccaagcactgggattaaaaacacTTGCTACCATACCTGGTGTCCCAGTTAGGGTTACTATCCCTGTAAGGAAACATGATCAAAAGTGgctcaaggaagaaagggtttatttggcttatatttccacatCTTAGTCcatcgctgaaggaagtcaggacaggaactaaaatgggacaggaacctggaggcaggagctgatgcagaggccatggagggttgctgcttactggcttgttccacatggtttgttcagtctgctttcttatagaacccaggactaacAGACCAATCAATCCCACATtgaccactaattaagaaaataccatatGGTCTTGCCTACAGCTCGATCTTATGGGGATGTTTTGTCAGCTGGGGTTCCCATCtcccaaatgattctagcttgtatcaagttgacataaaactagccaaaaCACCTAGCCTGAGATATATATTCTCAggctatatatacatacattctaaaataaaaaaattatgtgtatataagtgtgtcTATGTGAGAGAAGATACTTACAGAGGACAGAGAGCACAGGAGTCTCTAGAACTGAAATTATAAGTAGTTATAAACTGCCTGACATGGACTAAACCTTGGTCCTTTATAAGAGCAGTGATCACTCTTAGTTATTGAGGATCATTCTACAGTTGGCTATGGTAGCTCAAGACTGTACTCCTAGTTCTTAGAAGCAGGGAtgatgtgtgatgtccttctgtatatgtgttgcttttattggttgatgaataaagctgtttcagcgaatggcttagcagagtaaagccagatgggaaatccaaacagagatatagagatagtaggcagagtcaaacagATGCCAGCTAGCCACCAAGGAAAGAGAACATAGAAAATGAGCTAAcgccacatggcaatatatagaCTAAccgaaataggttaatttaagatagaagagctagctaggaatatgccagAGCTgctggtcaaacagtattgtaattaattttttttaatattaaggaTCATTGCCCCACAgcattaaatgatttatttttatttcctgtgcaaTAGTGTTTTGCTTGGAAGTATGTCATGTTCAAGagtgttgggtcccctagaactggaggtgcagagagttgtaagctgccatgtgggtactaggaattgaacccaggtcattctggaagagcatctggtgttcttaaccactctctccagcccataaagggaattttttttttttgagacagggtttctctgtatctttggagcctgtcatggaactagctgttatagaccaggctggcctcaaactcacaaagatccgcctgcctctgcctcccgagtgctgggataaaggcgtgcgccaccaccacccggcaacagtgttgtaattaatacagtttatgtgtgattgtttgggtctgggtggtaggcAAAATGTAattgcagtctccatttacaaatggtGCTCAACGTGGggccattttatatatgtaattttactatgttaaagttaaagccttcctttttaattggacagaaaaggggagataatgtgaAATATCCTTCTGCATTTGTGctgctcttattggttgatgaataaagctgttttggccactggcttaacagagtaaagtcaggtgggaaatccaaacagagctATATAGAGACAGTAGGCAGAGCCAACGAGACGCCATGTAGCTatagaaggagaaagacgccaaaCTTTACCGtaggtaaaccacagcctcatggtgacacacagattaacagaaatgggttaatttaagatataagagttagctaggaatatgcccgAGCCGTTTCTGTCTACATAGGGGCAGGAAGCTTGTtttgaattcaagaccagtctagacTACACAGTCCCATGCCggcctatcttgaaaaaccacacgaacagccaaagagatggctcagtgggtaaaggcacttgctgccaatcTAAGTTCAACCCCCGGAATCTACATAGTAGAAGCAAAGAGCTGACTATTGcttgttgtcctctggccttcgtAAGTGTGCTACAGGACACACACTCTCACAAACGCCAataatactgttttgttttgagagtctcactctgtagccccaCCTGGCtcgaaactcagagatctgcctacctctgagaTTCCAGAGCAcagagactaaaggcatgtgccaccatgcctggcataaatgtaattttaaaaatattttgaaagggctggagaaatggctcagctgttaatggcatatgtgtatatatatatatatatatatatatatatatatatatatatatttacgtTTTagattactttatgtgtatgagtggtgttttgcctacattatataagtgtactgtgtgtgtgtgtctggggccCATAGACGTCTGAAGAGAGCACGAGAGTCCCCGGAAATAAAGTTACAAATCCCTGtaaaccactatgtgggtgctgagaactgaactcaggtcctctgtacaAGTGAataatgcttttaaccactgaaccaactctctagccctgttaaaatattttttttaaaaaatacatatatacaaaaccaCTGATTATATGGAAAATGATTTGTAGGGATGCAAAACTGAGGTGGGCGCAGAGAAGCTGGTACCCAGGCTATTACAGCAGCACAGTGAGGGGTGATGGGCTGCAGAGAATCCCAGAGGACACTGAGACAAGTGGAGAGGTACCAAGGtagcccacagtgggcaggaatGAAGGGCAAAGTCTTGTGGATGAAAAAAGATGTTCCCTTCACGTTCACACCGGCAGCTGGCTCTTACCTCCAAATCCATGTAGATTGCGCTGATGGCCACCTTGGTGCCTTGTCTGTAGATGGTCTTCTGGTCTTTTCTGAGCATCTGCTCAGTGGTCAGTCCtagaaaacagacaggaaattAGGAGTCAGAGAAGGGACTAACACCTAACACCATAAAGGGGAAGACGAGGAAAATGGGAAAGTAGCTTGCCCTAGGGCCAATGAACAGAAGCAATAAGTGAAGATGTAATTATAGAGGGGATCACTTGACTAATCAggtcacaggctggagagatggctcagcagttaagagcactatgtgctcttccagagggccagggttcaattcccagcacccacatggcagttcaaaaCTGAGTAACTGtaattccaggggatttgatgcccccGTCTATCTTCTGAGGGCATCAGACATGTGCGTcgtacacagacacaaatgcaggcaaaacacccgtaaattaacaaataaaaaaatctaaaagatggTAACAATCAGGTCAGAAGAGTTGAATGGTCACCTTTAGAGTAAAGGCACTTTGCAGAAGGGTCAAAGAAGAGGCAGTTTACTGGGTGTGGTATGCACACTGTTATCCCAGGGCtatggaggaaaaggcagggtGATCACGAGTTTGAGACGAGCCAGGTCTATACCGTGAGTTTCCGGTTAGCTAGGGCTACACCGTGAGACCACctcattaaaacaaacacaacatctcaaaaaagcaaacgaAAAACCAGACCAGCACAACAGGCTTCACCTcttccccagctccctcccaTCCCATCACTCTCTATTGATCGGTTTTGCTGGGGCCACACCTGggcccttgtgcatgctgggcagggCCTGCTCTTCGGCTACGTTCTTGGCCCtgggttttcttcctttctgtgttcttttaacTTCCTAAAAGTACGTGTcacatttctgcttccttttttttttgcctttcttatGCCAACAGGTAGATTATGGGAGTTCTTGGTTCTCTTTGTCCTTTGGACATACACTGaactgctttcttctctctccagtcaCACGGCTCCTGCTGATAGTTCTCCCCATATATGTTATTGATGGCCTACATTCTCAGGTTAGACTGGGACCCTACGGCTTTttactctttgagaatttcatataatacgTTGCTCATAGTTACCCTCCCAGTAtccccaggcccacctgccttcCTGACCAcccacttccttcttttcccttttcacaTCCATCAAGTCCCATTTGGGCTATGCATATAGCCTTGggactaaatttatttatttatttgtctgttcgtttatttatttgtaattttttgagacatagttttctgtgtgtagccctggctgtcctgaaacttactctgtagaccaggctgaccttgaactcacagagatccacctgcctctgtctcttaagtgatgggattaaaggtgtgcacctgcCACTTCTCAGCTAGTCTTAGATTGTTTTTAaatcccttttattttattttttttcaagacagggtttttctatgtagctttcaCTTTTTGCGGTAGGGTCTCCTTATATGAACCACGCTGTCCTTCAACTCATCAAGTAGTGCAGGCTGCCCTGAACATTCTGTCTTCCCACCTTGGCTTTGCCAATGCTGGGAGAATAGCGTGGGCTACCACCCCCAGCTCCCCATCCCCAGCTCTCCACCCCCAGCTCTTCTCATCTCTTCCAAACTCAGGACGGAATGACCTAGCAGATAACTGATCGTTCATGAGCACCATGGATGCCCCTTGCAGAGCAAACCATTTTAACGTCCTGACACCTTTCCAGATGCAATGTTCAAAGCTTGCCCACTGACTTCCTCAGGTGGGAAATCCATCATACCCGAGACGTCAAACTTTGCCTTTTGCAGAGAATCAAAGATGTCCTTTCTCTGGGGAAGATCTGGGAAGAGGGCCTCCAGCTTTTCTACGTATTCGCTGTCCTTTGGGGTTGCCTTTCCAACTTTGGCATCCATGTTGACACAGTCCAGAATGATGGTGCCTATGAAGGGACATGGAAGAACAGGAGTCCTGTGAATGAGCCCTCCGCTCATAACTGCTGGCACACACATAATTCCGAACCCAATGAACACAGTCTAGAGAGTACAGCCAGGGCAAACCATGAGAACAAACAATACACGTGGACTGACCATGTCCTAAGTGTGAACTCACAAAGTAAACCACAAAGAAGAGCATGGGAAGGTGGACAAGAAGCCTTAGCTTGGAGAGACACTCAGCATGAAGAGCACTGGttcctcttacagaggacccaggcttgagtCCTGGAACCAACATGGCAGTTGACAACGGACACTCCAGTCTCAGGAgctctgaagccctcttctggccaccttaggcaccaggcatgtacattatgcagatatatatgcagacaaaacacacaaacatataaaaggaaataaataaaataaaaagaagcctgGGCATCCTGGGCCTTGTGGATTCACAACCTCAGGGGAATCCAGCTCCTCAGTAAGCCAAATTCcatcacagaattttttttacatttttttatttattctttgaaaattttcatattcttttcccttccccagctctgcttccacctccctacccacccaactgcatgttctttctttctctcaaataagcagataggggctggagagacagatggctcatgtaagaacattggctgctcttccagaggacacaagttcaattcccagcacccatatggcagttcacaacaaTGACACTCTTCTGGTGTCTGAGG
The genomic region above belongs to Arvicola amphibius chromosome 14, mArvAmp1.2, whole genome shotgun sequence and contains:
- the Prune1 gene encoding exopolyphosphatase PRUNE1 isoform X1; the encoded protein is MEDYLQDCRAALQESRPLRVVLGNEACDVDSMVSALALAFYLTKTAGAGEIFIPVLNINRAELPLRGDNVFFLQKVQIPESALVFRDEIDLHALHQAGQLTLILVDHHVLPKSDAALEEAVAEVLDHRPIEQKYCPPCHVSVELVGSCATLVAERILQGAPEILDRQTASLLHGTIILDCVNMDAKVGKATPKDSEYVEKLEALFPDLPQRKDIFDSLQKAKFDVSGLTTEQMLRKDQKTIYRQGTKVAISAIYMDLEAFLQRLDLLEDLSAFCHEHSYDALVAMTIFFNTHNEPVRQLAVFCPHSALRMTICGVLEQSTSPALRLTPIPSLFPDLQAYLQGNTQVSRKKLLPVLQEALSAYFDSRKMPPGQPEVVGMSREQADKELDRAANSLISGLSQDDEDPPLPPTPMNSLVDECPLDQGLPKLSAEAVFEKCSQISLSQSAGVSPSKK
- the Prune1 gene encoding exopolyphosphatase PRUNE1 isoform X3 yields the protein MRSTSTRCTRLASSPSSLLTITSYPRLTTEQMLRKDQKTIYRQGTKVAISAIYMDLEAFLQRLDLLEDLSAFCHEHSYDALVAMTIFFNTHNEPVRQLAVFCPHSALRMTICGVLEQSTSPALRLTPIPSLFPDLQAYLQGNTQVSRKKLLPVLQEALSAYFDSRKMPPGQPEVVGMSREQADKELDRAANSLISGLSQDDEDPPLPPTPMNSLVDECPLDQGLPKLSAEAVFEKCSQISLSQSAGVSPSKK
- the Prune1 gene encoding exopolyphosphatase PRUNE1 isoform X2; protein product: MVSALALAFYLTKTAGAGEIFIPVLNINRAELPLRGDNVFFLQKVQIPESALVFRDEIDLHALHQAGQLTLILVDHHVLPKSDAALEEAVAEVLDHRPIEQKYCPPCHVSVELVGSCATLVAERILQGAPEILDRQTASLLHGTIILDCVNMDAKVGKATPKDSEYVEKLEALFPDLPQRKDIFDSLQKAKFDVSGLTTEQMLRKDQKTIYRQGTKVAISAIYMDLEAFLQRLDLLEDLSAFCHEHSYDALVAMTIFFNTHNEPVRQLAVFCPHSALRMTICGVLEQSTSPALRLTPIPSLFPDLQAYLQGNTQVSRKKLLPVLQEALSAYFDSRKMPPGQPEVVGMSREQADKELDRAANSLISGLSQDDEDPPLPPTPMNSLVDECPLDQGLPKLSAEAVFEKCSQISLSQSAGVSPSKK